One genomic region from Oryzias melastigma strain HK-1 linkage group LG19, ASM292280v2, whole genome shotgun sequence encodes:
- the vps8 gene encoding vacuolar protein sorting-associated protein 8 homolog, translated as MAESPDPNSLFSSSSQLHLMEEEAIDDKEFDIPQVDTPPTLESILSQVEEGEEAFILEDTMNTDNMDAHSYDTSSLASSDSGDPAHPKRRKRAQDASVAASGSVLRLSLLKGISAQIVAAADKVDAGLPTAVTMNSLIAVGTSHGLAFVFDTNQALRLCLGSKATGAEFGAVSALSINHNCSRLLCGFAKGQITMWDLANGKLLRTITDAHPPGTAILHIKFTDDPTLAVCNDSGGSVFELAFRRLMGMRSCDSRCLFSGSKGEVCCIEPLRSPPDYREHPITQYSLLAMASLTKILVIGLKPTLNVWMTFPYNKSDPSNVPQLAWHFVSVQKMVNPILAFCKGDTVHFLLVKKEEMGTIHVIKQRQLHLSCDIISLNWINSRTLVLVDSQEKLHVVDRPTQEVLETLDLEQVQLVYNSRHFKSLATGGNVSQALALVGEKACYQSVSSYAGQILCLGTKSAHIMTLRNWNERIDLLLKQEHFVEALGLAWSFHEGTAKAVVGLHGDPAKRKAVVSDKMVEMLLQFSEHALKKCPEQGKAQSTEQNFQEVVPVLLEYSLLLHRLDLLFDELYPRLAVSPVAKAIFLESLESHIVSTRLDHLPTPVIKDLLSHYHTNGMMDSLERCIVHLDVTSLDIQQVVQVCWTNRLYDAVIYIYNRGMNDFITPMEKLFAAIEPAVRGGRSLTDEDVVMGNKLLVYISCCLAGRAYPLGDIPADLVVQVKNQVFDFLIRLHSNDSSEEEDVFPFIRTLLHFDTREFLNVLSMTFEDFKNDKQALEYQQRIVDILLQVMVDNKDFTPSQVGGLFTFLARQLVKPDNTLFVNRKLFDQVLEFLCCPDNECRQAERQQVLLDLLQVEGVVQFNEDRLLVLAEKAQFYQICEFLFEKKHLYDRIIDCYLKDPVRQCEIFSYIHNLLSMPGYSSEEKQRVRSKVLQHVQELVSLDPTKSADLVSCHFSDSVSSIVSELQDQQLLFSFLRCLLEPREGPGPALCPDQDLHELLLDLMCQFDPQQLLAFLHTSQHYRLEEAILITEKHGCVEARASLLEKKGDVHGAFAGLLQMLKDRLHHFASESLAETSNSPEHCESLRRVQESLDVVLAFSHRNCSSLDQEQRKTLWFPILDALMASQKEVKRPTTSFEGLKEMTLTVLNCMSSFISLPAIIQQILQDPVYGRGKLSEIQGLILGMLDTFNYEQTLLETTTNLLNYDLHWSLAHLRAAVTRGLHPLQDHCNICLQHYKRRPDSGEEVVVFSCGHLYHRWCLQQKDCGSSSASELQQWRCYKCSSSHMQKRGPPGRPNRIRSTSLAQTHVASGHHDAAAATHKKKVLAAAVLDLQQEQSWDLTRCLFRGPSRLTILAEPPHGDASEKTALHPPGQEGSETFFLKLAPPPLFED; from the exons ATGGCAGAGTCTCCAGACCCGAACAGCCTCTTCTCCTCTTCTTCACAGCTCCacctgatggaggaggaggcg ATTGATGATAAGGAGTTTGACATTCCCCAGGTGGACACGCCCCCCACGCTGGAGAGTATCCTCAGTCAG gtggaggagggcgaggaggcttttattttggaggacACCATGAACACAGACAACATGGACGCCCACTCCTATGACACCTCCTCCCTCGCCAGCTCCGACAGCGGAGACCCAGCCCACCCCAAACG GAGGAAGAGGGCTCAGGATGCCAGTGTGGCGGCCAGCGGCTCCGTCCTCCGTCTCAGCCTCCTGAAGGGCATCTCTGCTCAGATTGTGGCCGCCGCT GACAAAGTGGACGCCGGCCTGCCGACTGCCGTG aCCATGAACAGCCTGATTGCTGTAGGGACATCTCATGGACTGGCGTTTGTCTTCG ATACCAACCAGGCTCTGCGCTTGTGTCTGGGCTCCAAGGCGACCGGAGCTGAGTTTGGAGCCGTCTCTGCTCTCAGCATCAACCACAACTGCTCCCGCCTCCTCTGTGGGTTCGCTAAAGGACAG ATTACCATGTGGGATCTGGCCAATGGGAAGCTTCTAAGGACCATCACTGATGCTCATCCTCCAGGAACGGCCATACTTCACATTAAG TTCACCGATGACCCGACTCTGGCCGTCTGCAACGACAGTGGAGGATCTGTGTTTGAACTGGCCTTCAG GAGGTTGATGGGGATGCGCTCATGTGACTCCAGATGCCTCTTCAGCGGCTCTAAAGGAGAAGTGTGCTGCATTGAACCTCTGCGCTCTCCTCCAGATTACAGGGAACATCCCATCACACAGTATTCTCTGCTGGCAATGGCCTCGCTCACCAAG ATTCTGGTGATCGGACTGAAACCCACACTAAACGTTTGGATGACTTTTCCTTACAACAAG TCAGATCCGTCCAACGTTCCCCAGCTGGCCTGGCACTTCGTTTCCGTCCAGAAGATGGTCAACCCAATCCTGGCTTTCTGTAAAGGAGACACTGTCCATTTCCTCCTG gTAAAGAAGGAAGAGATGGGGACGATCCATGTGATAAAACAGCGTCAGCTGCACCTGAGCTGTGATATTATCAGCCTAAAT TGGATCAACAGTCGCACGCTGGTTCTGGTGGACAGCCAAGAAAAGCTTCACGTTGTAGACAGACCCACTCAGGAGGTTCTGGAGACGCTGGACCTGGAGCAGGTGCAGCTGGTCTACAACAGCCGGCATTTCAAGTCATTGGCCACCGGAGGGAATGTCTCACAAGCTCTG GCTCTGGTTGGGGAGAAGGCCTGCTACCAGTCTGTTTCAAGCTATGCAGGACAGATCCTGTGTTTGGGCACTAAG tcagCTCACATCATGACTCTGAGGAACTGGAACGAG CGCATCGACCTGCTGctgaaacaagaacattttgtgGAGGCGTTGGGCCTGGCGTGGTCATTCCACGAAGGAACCGCCAAGGCCGTGGTCG GCCTCCATGGAGATCCAGCCAAAAGGAAGGCCGTGGTCAGCGACAAA ATGGTGGAGATGCTGCTTCAGTTTTCGGAGCACGCCCTGAAAAAGTGTCCAGAACAAGGAAAGGCCCAAAGCACCGAGCAGAACTTCCAG GAGGTTGTTCCAGTGCTGCTGGAGTactctctgctgctgcacagGCT GGACCTGCTGTTTGACGAGCTGTACCCCCGGCTGGCAGTGAGCCCGGTCGCCAAAGCCATCTTTCTGGAATCACTTGAGTCACACATCGTCAGCACCCGCCTCGATCACCTCCCCACTCCCGTCATAAAGGACCTCCTCTCCCACTACCACACCAACGGGATGATGGACAGCCTGGAGAGATGCATCGTCCACCTGGATGTGACCAGCCTGGACATTCAGCAG GTGGTCCAAGTGTGCTGGACGAACCGTCTCTACGACGCCGTGATCTACATCTACAACCGTGGAATGAATGACTTCATCACTCCGATGGAG aaaCTGTTTGCAGCCATTGAACCTGCAGTGAGGGGAGGGAGGAGCCTGACAG ATGAAGACGTGGTAATGGGGAACAAACTGCTCGTCTACATCAG CTGTTGTCTTGCAGGAAGAGCATATCCGCTTGGAGACATCCCCGCTGACCTTGTGGTTCAGGTTAAAAACCAG gtcTTTGATTTTCTGATCCGTCTTCATTCTAACGACTCATCGGAGGAGGAGGATGTTTTCCCTTTTATTCGGACACTCCTCCACTTTGACACTCGGGAGTTTCTCAACGTGCTTTCCATG ACATTTGAAGACTTCAAGAATGACAAGCAGGCTCTGGAGTACCAGCAGAGGATAGTAGATATCTTACTTCAG GTGATGGTGGACAACAAGGACTTTACCCCGTCCCAGGTGGGCGGGCTCTTCACCTTTCTGGCGCGTCAGCTGGTCAAGCCAGACAACACGCTCTTCGTGAACAGGAAGCTCTTTGACCAG GTGCTGGAGTTCCTGTGTTGTCCAGACAATGAATGTCGGCAGGCGGAACGGCAGCAG GTTCTGCTggacctgctgcaggtggagggCGTGGTCCAGTTCAATGAAGACCGCCTCCTCGTTCTGGCAGAGAAGGCTCAGTT CTACCAAATCTGTGAGttcctttttgagaaaaaacatcTGTATGATCGGATCATCGACTGCTACCTGAAAGACCCGGTCCGACAG TGTGAGATCTTCAGCTACATCCACAACCTGCTGTCCATGCCCGGATACAGCTCCGAGGAGAAGCAGAGAGTCCGGAGCAAAGTGCTGCAGCACGTACAG GAGCTGGTGAGTCTGGACCCCACGAAGTCCGCTGACCTGGTGTCGTGTCACTTCTCTGACTCTGTGAGCTCCATCGTCTCAGAACTTCAG gatCAGCAGCTGCTCTTCAGCTTCCTCAGGTGTCTGCTGGAGCCACG GGAGGGGCCGGGGCCCGCTCTGTGTCCCGATCAGGACCTCCATGAACTCCTGCTGGATTTGATGTGCCAGTTTGACCCCCAGCAGCTGCTGGCCTTCCTGCACACGTCTCAGCACTACAGACTGGAGGAAGCCATATTG ATAACAGAAAAGCACGGCTGCGTTGAAGCGCGAGCATCCCTGCTGGAGAAGAAAGGTGACGTTCATGGAGCGTTTGCTGGCCTACTGCAG atgctgaaggacaGGTTGCACCACTTTGCTTCAGAGAGTCTCGCAGAGACGAGCAACAGTCCGGAGCATTGTGAGTCTCTGAGGAGAGTCCAGGAGAGCCTGGATGTCGTCCTCGCCTTCAGTCATCGGAACTGTTCCAGCCTGGACCAGGAGCAGAGGAAG actCTGTGGTTTCCGATTCTGGATGCTTTGATGGCTTCTCAGAAGGAAGTGAAGAGGCCCACAACATCTTTTGAGG GTTTGAAGGAGATGACGCTGACGGTCCTGAACTGCATGAGCAGCTTCATTTCTCTGCCAGCCATCATCCAGCAGATCCTGCAG gatccggtctatGGAAGAGGAAAGCTGTCCGAGATTCAAGGACTCATCCTGGGAATGCTGGATACCTTTAACTACGAGCAG ACTCTACTTGAAACGACCACCAACCTGCTCAACTATGACCTGCACTGGTCTCTGGCTCACCTGCGCGCCGCCGTCACACGCGGACTCCACCCACTTCAAGACCACTGCAACATCTGCCTGCAGCACTACAAGAGGAGGCCAGACTCCGGGGAGGAGGTCGTCGTGTTCAG CTGTGGACATCTGTATCACCGGTGGTGTCTGCAGCAGAAGGACTGTGGTTCCAGCTCGgcttcagagctgcagcagtgGAGGTGCTACAAGTGTTCCTCCAGCCACATGCAGAAGAGAGGTCCTCCAGGAAGACCCAACCGCATCCGCAGCACCTCTCTGGCTCAG ACTCATGTTGCATCCGGCCATCACGACGCAGCAGCAGCAACGCACAAGAAAAAG GTTCTGGCTGCAGCCGTGTTGGACCTCCAGCAGGAGCAGTCCTGGGATCTGACCCGCTGTCTGTTCAGAGGACCGTCCAGG CTGACCATCCTCGCTGAGCCCCCCCACGGAGACGCCTCAGAGAAGACGGCCCTTCACCCCCCAGGCCAAGAAGGCAGCGAGACTTTCTTCCTTAAGCTGGCCCCCCCACCTCTGTTTGAGGACTAG